One segment of Prinia subflava isolate CZ2003 ecotype Zambia chromosome 11, Cam_Psub_1.2, whole genome shotgun sequence DNA contains the following:
- the WDFY1 gene encoding WD repeat and FYVE domain-containing protein 1 has protein sequence MAAEIHSRPQSRRPVLLSKVEGHQDAVSAALLIPKEDGVITAGEDRTIRVWLKRDSGQYWPSIYHTMASPCSAMAYHHDSRRIFVGQDNGAIMEFHISEDFNKMNFVKTYPAHQNRVSAITFCLASEWLISTGHDKCISWMCTRSGSMLGRHYFTSWASCLQYDHETQHAFVGDYSGQITLLKLEQNTCSVITTLKGHEGSITALWWDPVQRLLFSGASDHSIIMWDIGGRKGRTLLLQGHHDKVQAICYIQLTRQLVSCSADGGIAVWNMDISREEAPQWLESDSCQKCEQPFFWNIKQMWDTKTIGLRQHHCRKCGQAVCGKCSTKRSSYPIMGFEFQVRVCDSCFESIKDEDRTSLATFHEGKHNISHMSMDISRGLMVTCGSDRIVKIWDMTPVVGCSLATGFSSR, from the exons ATGGCTGCCGAGATTCACTCGCGGCCGCAGAGCCGCCGGCCCGTGCTGCTCAGCAAGGTCGAGGGGCACCAGGACGCCGTGAGCGCCGCGCTCCTCATCCCCAAGGAGGACGGCGTCATCACGGCCGGCGAGGACAG GACAATCCGAGTATGGCTGAAGAGAGACAGTGGGCAGTACTGGCCCAGCATCTATCACACCATGGCAT CACCATGTTCTGCCATGGCTTATCATCACGACAGCAGACGGATATTTGTTGGCCAGGATAATGGAGCTATCATG GAGTTTCATATTTCTGAGGACTTTAATAAGATGAACTTTGTGAAGACCTATCCAG cTCACCAGAATCGAGTGTCTGCTATTACTTTCTGCCTGGCATCGGAGTGGCTCATCAGCACAGGTCATGACAAGTGTATCAGCTGGATGTGCACCAGGAGTGGCAGCATGCTGGGGAGACATTACTTCACCTCTTGGGCTTCATGTCTACA ATATGATCATGAAACTCAGCATGCATTTGTTGGTGATTATTCTGGACAGATCACTCTTCTGAAGCTTGAGCAGAATACCTGCTCAGTTATCACAACCCTCAAAGGGCATGAAG GGAGTATCACTGCCCTGTGGTGGGATCCTGTGCAGCGGCTGCTCTTCTCTGGTGCCTCTGACCACAGCATTATCATGTGGGACATCGGTGGAAGGAAGGGGCGAacgctgctgctccagggacatCA TGACAAGGTGCAGGCTATCTGCTACATCCAGCTGACTCGGCAGCTGGTGTCTTGTTCAGCTGATGGGGGAATTGCTGTTTGGAACATGGATATCAGCCGAGAAGAG GCTCCTCAATGGCTAGAAAGTGATTCCTGTCAGAAGTGTGAACAACCTTTCTTCTGGAATATAAAGCAAATGTGGGACACAAAGACAATAGGGTTGAGACAG CATCATTGCAGAAAATGTGGGCAAGCAGTGTGTGGCAAGTGCAGCACCAAACGGTCGAGCTACCCAATCATGGGGTTTGAGTTCCAGGTCCGTGTCTGTGATTCCTGTTTCGAGTCCATCAAGGATGAAGA CCGTACTTCCTTGGCAACCTTTCATGAAGGAAAACACAACATTTCACACATGTCTATGGACATCTCCAGAGGGCTAATGGTGACCTGTGGAAGCGACCGGATTGTGAAG ATCTGGGACATGACGCCGGTAGTTGGCTGCAGCCTTGCCACTGGCTTCTCTTCCCGCTGA